The Salegentibacter mishustinae genome includes a window with the following:
- a CDS encoding CvpA family protein: protein MNTVDIVLALLLLYGLVRGFFRGLLAEIASLVGIVAGIYGAIHFSYILSDFFSENMNWDSEYVNLIAFAITFVLIVFLISLAGKILTKMAGFAALGIVNKLLGAGFGLLKMAFIASVIIMFFAATNEEIELVSKEKLEDSKLYAPVRVIAPAVLPSILREARERDLLDDESELFENKKEEV from the coding sequence ATGAATACAGTAGACATCGTCCTGGCCTTACTTCTGCTTTATGGGCTCGTTAGAGGATTTTTTAGAGGGCTTTTGGCCGAGATCGCTTCCCTGGTGGGCATAGTAGCCGGAATTTACGGCGCTATTCATTTCTCATATATTTTAAGCGATTTCTTTTCTGAAAATATGAATTGGGATTCAGAATATGTAAACCTAATCGCATTTGCCATCACTTTTGTTCTTATTGTTTTTCTAATCTCGCTGGCAGGAAAGATTTTAACTAAAATGGCCGGTTTTGCCGCGCTGGGCATCGTAAATAAATTACTAGGCGCCGGTTTCGGATTATTAAAAATGGCTTTTATAGCCAGTGTAATAATTATGTTTTTTGCAGCTACCAATGAAGAGATAGAACTGGTTAGCAAAGAAAAACTTGAAGACTCTAAACTGTATGCTCCGGTTAGAGTTATTGCGCCAGCAGTGCTTCCTTCAATCTTAAGAGAAGCCAGGGAAAGAGACCTGCTGGATGATGAAAGTGAACTTTTTGAAAATAAAAAAGAGGAAGTCTAA
- a CDS encoding SulP family inorganic anion transporter — MFKHLNKDFPASIVVFFVAIPLCLGIALASGAPLFAGLIAGMVGGIVVGSISNSQLGVSGPAAGLAVIVLSAIQSLGSYEIFLVAVVIAGLLQIVMGALKAGIIGYYFPSSVIKGMLAGIGITIAISQIPNVLGFSSDLEIFSIDGGIGSALSKIADNLHYGSILITLVALAILLLWEKVLTKKSKIFSIVPGPLVAVAMGVVYYIVVDGPVFGIQDFQLVTVPVPDSAASFFGQFSMPNFAEIANSEVWVVAVTIAIVASLETLLSVEAIDKIDPLKRTTNTNRELYAQGAGNMISGLIGGLPVTQVIVRSSTNAQSGGRTKMSAILHGFLILFSIIAIPTVLNMIPLAVLAAVLLLVGYKLAKPALFKQMFKLGKGQFLPFIVTILGVVFLDLLMGIGLGLAVGIGVILINSYKNSHFLHKEGYENNDGNYKITLAEELSFLNKGAILRELNDIPDGSTVLIDVRKTKVLDYDVLEILDEFAVKAKRKDITIKLVSGRGEVTNPDSFRRYFGLDVPL; from the coding sequence ATGTTTAAACATCTTAATAAAGATTTCCCAGCAAGTATTGTAGTATTTTTTGTAGCTATTCCGTTGTGTTTAGGAATTGCACTTGCCAGTGGAGCTCCATTGTTTGCCGGTTTAATTGCCGGTATGGTTGGAGGTATCGTGGTAGGTAGTATTTCAAATTCTCAACTTGGGGTAAGTGGTCCCGCAGCAGGCCTTGCAGTAATTGTTTTAAGCGCCATTCAATCACTTGGCAGCTATGAAATATTTTTGGTTGCTGTGGTAATAGCAGGACTTCTTCAAATAGTAATGGGAGCTTTAAAAGCCGGGATTATTGGGTATTATTTCCCTTCTTCGGTAATTAAAGGTATGCTCGCCGGTATAGGTATTACCATTGCAATTTCACAAATTCCAAACGTTTTAGGCTTTTCCAGTGATCTGGAAATTTTTTCCATTGATGGCGGAATTGGTTCTGCGTTAAGTAAAATTGCTGATAACCTTCATTACGGTAGTATATTAATCACTCTTGTTGCCCTGGCAATCTTACTATTATGGGAAAAAGTTCTTACTAAAAAGAGTAAAATATTTAGCATTGTTCCGGGACCTCTAGTAGCCGTTGCTATGGGGGTAGTTTACTATATTGTAGTAGATGGTCCAGTTTTTGGGATCCAGGATTTTCAATTGGTAACCGTACCGGTGCCAGATAGTGCCGCCTCTTTCTTTGGGCAATTCTCTATGCCTAACTTTGCTGAGATCGCAAATTCTGAAGTATGGGTTGTTGCAGTAACCATTGCTATTGTAGCCAGTTTGGAAACTTTATTAAGTGTTGAAGCTATAGATAAAATAGACCCGTTAAAAAGAACAACCAACACTAACCGTGAGCTATATGCACAGGGAGCCGGTAATATGATTTCCGGACTTATTGGTGGTTTACCGGTTACCCAGGTAATTGTAAGAAGTTCTACCAATGCTCAATCTGGAGGTAGAACAAAAATGTCTGCCATTTTACACGGTTTTCTTATTCTTTTCTCCATTATTGCTATTCCAACCGTATTGAATATGATTCCTTTGGCTGTACTTGCCGCAGTTCTTCTACTGGTGGGCTATAAGTTGGCTAAACCGGCTTTATTTAAGCAAATGTTTAAATTAGGGAAGGGACAATTTCTTCCTTTTATAGTTACTATTCTTGGGGTGGTATTTTTAGACCTTCTAATGGGAATAGGGCTTGGTTTGGCAGTTGGTATAGGTGTTATTTTAATTAATAGCTATAAAAACTCTCACTTCTTGCATAAAGAAGGTTATGAAAATAATGATGGTAACTATAAAATTACCCTTGCAGAGGAGCTTTCTTTCCTGAACAAAGGTGCTATTTTAAGAGAATTGAACGATATACCCGATGGTTCTACCGTATTGATTGATGTTAGGAAGACCAAAGTGCTGGATTATGATGTTTTAGAAATTCTGGATGAATTTGCTGTAAAAGCAAAACGTAAGGATATTACCATTAAACTGGTTTCCGGTAGAGGAGAAGTTACCAATCCCGATAGCTTTAGAAGATATTTTGGCCTGGACGTTCCGCTTTAG